The Solanum lycopersicum chromosome 2, SLM_r2.1 DNA window TACTGGAAAATAATGCAGTAGAATCTAATTGTCCGCCTAAGGTGTAGTGATCTCCACATAGCTCCCTTTGGCTTTCATCTTGAATTATCATAGCATAAAATTGATTGACAGTAGGTGGAACACTCATCATAAGAATCTGACTTCTAGCATGACTACAATTGTCATTCAAACCCATTAAAAATTGCAAAAGCTTTTGTCTAAGCATGCTATCAATATACTCTTTAGATCTATCACAATTACAAGAGGGAGGTGGAACAATTTAGTCGAATTCATCCCATATATCCTTTAACTTCGAATAATAAACTGATACAGGGGAAGTACCTTGAGTATGTGTGACAATTGATTTGTGCAGATGGAAAATTCTGGACATATTCACCTTATCAAAACGTTCCTTCAAATCACTCCAAACTAGTGTTGCATTAGAACGAAATAAGATTCCACTCACCAAATCCTTGCTTACATTACTCATCAACCATGAGATCACCATAGCATTACATCGATCCCACTGTTTCTTCTCAGAATCAACTATATAATTTTCACGTTTGATGCTTCCATCAACAAACCCCAATTTATTCTTAGTCAACAGAGTCAATTCCATTGCTCTGCTCCATAAATTATAATTCTCCATGCCTGTGAGTTGAATTCCAATTTGAACAGCTCCTGCTACATCAGAAGATGACAAAAACAGAGGATGAGCATGGTCGATTTTGTTCGCCATTGATGCCTCTTCAGATCTGCAAACTCAGCTATCAATCGAAGCTAGAAAATCACCAAGAATCGCACtccatgctctgataccataacAAATTGTTGATTGACTGAAACCTAAGTAATTTGGGagtgtagaagaagaagaagactacTGAAATGTGTTGTCGCTTTTATTCATCTCAAACTGAATGAATGAGAAAAATGATATATCAGCTTACAGCGctaacatgtatatatacattatattgtAACTAACTAACAGCTAATAAACCAATAGGATACTGACAGCTGGATAACAAATTTAGCACAATAATAACTAACTAAGCAATACTCAACTAACTACTAATAAACTCTTAGCAACCCTCTTATCATACTCCTCAATAACTtcatggaaaaaatattttcacctCATTACTTAACAAACTACTCTTTTTGACAGATTTAACCAGGAGATGTGGTCACACTATTGGATCCCATTtgtaaatttgtttatttttaatggGAAGGAAAGGTCAACTGGTTATAATATCTGTGGTATTTCAGATGCAATGCTATTCCAAATGTCATTTTGCTTTCTATAATGATCATGTCAAAAAAATTGCTTTCCTTGTGATTTGTATCTGCCATCCAAAAATTTTCACTCATCACTAATACGTTGCTAATTTTTATTGCAGCACTATGAATTCAAGTCTGTGCAAGTTAATCTTCCTGAACAAGTCTGTGT harbors:
- the LOC138342126 gene encoding uncharacterized protein; the encoded protein is MANKIDHAHPLFLSSSDVAGAVQIGIQLTGMENYNLWSRAMELTLLTKNKLGFVDGSIKRENYIVDSEKKQWDRCNAMVISWLMSNVSKDLVSGILFRSNATLVWSDLKERFDKVNMSRIFHLHKSIVTHTQGTSPVSVYYSKLKDIWDEFD